In Pseudomonas sp. MM213, a genomic segment contains:
- a CDS encoding acyl-CoA dehydrogenase, with protein MIPNDEQLQISEAARQFAQERLKPFAAEWDREHRFPKEAIGEMAELGFFGMLVPEQWGGCDTGYLAYAMALEEIAAGDGACSTIMSVHNSVGCVPILNYGNDDQKERFLKPLASGAMLGAFALTEPQAGSDASGLKTRARLEGDHYVLNGCKQFITSGQNAGVVIVFAVTDPSAGKRGITALIVPTDSPGYKVARVEDKLGQHASDTCQILFEDVKVPVANRLGEEGEGYRIALANLEGGRVGIASQSVGMARAAFEAARDYARERESFGKPIIEHQAVAFRLADMATQIAVARQMVHYAAALRDSGKPALVEASMAKLFASEMAEKVCSAALQTLGGYGYLNDFPLERIYRDVRVCQIYEGTSDIQRMVISRSL; from the coding sequence ATGATTCCCAATGACGAACAACTGCAGATCAGCGAAGCGGCCCGGCAGTTTGCCCAGGAACGGCTGAAACCGTTCGCCGCCGAATGGGACCGTGAGCACCGTTTTCCCAAGGAAGCCATCGGCGAAATGGCTGAACTGGGCTTCTTCGGCATGCTGGTGCCCGAACAGTGGGGCGGGTGCGACACCGGTTACCTGGCCTACGCCATGGCCCTGGAAGAAATCGCCGCTGGCGACGGCGCCTGCTCGACCATCATGAGCGTGCACAACTCGGTCGGCTGCGTGCCGATCCTGAACTACGGCAACGACGACCAGAAAGAACGCTTTCTCAAACCGTTGGCCAGCGGTGCAATGCTCGGCGCCTTCGCCCTGACCGAACCGCAGGCCGGCTCCGATGCCAGTGGCCTGAAAACCCGTGCGCGCCTGGAAGGCGATCATTACGTCCTGAACGGTTGCAAACAGTTCATCACCTCCGGGCAGAACGCCGGCGTGGTGATCGTGTTTGCAGTGACGGACCCGAGCGCCGGCAAACGCGGGATCACCGCACTGATCGTGCCGACCGATTCACCGGGCTACAAAGTCGCCCGCGTCGAAGACAAACTCGGCCAGCATGCGTCCGACACCTGCCAGATTCTGTTCGAAGACGTCAAAGTGCCGGTGGCCAACCGCTTGGGCGAAGAGGGCGAAGGCTATCGAATTGCCCTGGCCAACCTCGAAGGCGGCCGCGTCGGTATCGCTTCGCAATCGGTGGGCATGGCCCGAGCCGCATTTGAAGCGGCGCGGGATTACGCCCGTGAGCGCGAGAGCTTCGGCAAACCGATCATCGAGCATCAGGCCGTCGCGTTCCGCCTCGCGGACATGGCGACCCAGATCGCCGTCGCCCGGCAAATGGTGCATTACGCCGCCGCGCTGCGTGACAGCGGCAAACCGGCGTTGGTCGAAGCGTCCATGGCCAAACTGTTTGCCTCGGAAATGGCCGAAAAGGTCTGCTCTGCTGCATTGCAAACCCTCGGCGGTTACGGTTACCTGAACGACTTCCCGCTGGAGCGGATCTACCGCGACGTGCGGGTATGCCAGATCTACGAAGGCACCAGCGATATTCAGCGCATGGTCATTTCGCGCAGTCTTTAA
- a CDS encoding enoyl-CoA hydratase has translation MSYETILLETHGRVGLITLNRPQALNALNAQIVSELNHALDGLEADSNIGCIVLTGSKKAFAAGADIKEMAELTYPQIYLDDLFSDSDRVANRRKPIIAAVNGFALGGGCELALMCDFILAGDNARFGQPEINLGVLPGMGGTQRLTRAVGKAKAMEMCLSGRLIDAVEAERCGIVARIVPADELLEEALKVAALIAKKSLPIAMMVKESVNRAFEVSLSEGVRFERRVFHAAFATQDQKEGMAAFIAKREAEFIGK, from the coding sequence GTGAGTTACGAAACGATTTTGCTGGAAACCCACGGCCGTGTCGGCCTGATCACCCTGAACCGTCCGCAGGCGCTGAACGCGTTGAACGCGCAGATCGTCAGCGAACTGAACCACGCCCTCGATGGCCTGGAAGCCGATTCCAACATCGGTTGCATCGTGCTGACCGGCTCGAAAAAAGCCTTCGCCGCAGGTGCCGACATCAAGGAAATGGCCGAGCTGACCTACCCGCAGATCTACCTCGACGATCTGTTCAGCGACAGCGACCGCGTGGCCAACCGCCGCAAGCCGATCATCGCTGCCGTGAACGGTTTTGCCCTGGGCGGTGGTTGTGAACTGGCGTTGATGTGCGACTTCATCCTGGCCGGCGATAACGCCCGGTTCGGCCAACCGGAAATCAACCTCGGCGTGTTGCCGGGCATGGGCGGCACCCAGCGCCTGACTCGCGCAGTCGGTAAAGCCAAGGCGATGGAAATGTGCCTGAGCGGGCGTTTGATCGATGCGGTTGAAGCGGAGCGTTGCGGGATCGTGGCGCGGATCGTTCCAGCGGATGAATTGCTGGAAGAAGCGCTGAAAGTCGCCGCGCTGATCGCCAAGAAGTCGTTGCCGATTGCGATGATGGTCAAGGAAAGCGTCAACCGCGCCTTCGAAGTCAGCCTGTCGGAAGGCGTGCGCTTTGAGCGTCGGGTGTTCCATGCGGCGTTTGCGACGCAGGATCAGAAGGAAGGGATGGCGGCGTTTATTGCCAAGCGTGAGGCGGAGTTCATCGGTAAGTGA
- a CDS encoding acyl-CoA dehydrogenase family protein: protein MHDIELSEEQVMIRDMARDFARGEIAPHAQAWEKAGWIDDGLVAKMGELGLLGMVVPEEWGGTYVDYVAYALAVEEISAGDGATGALMSIHNSVGCGPVMNYGTDEQKQTWLPDLASGKAIGCFCLTEPQAGSEAHNLRTRAELRDGQWVINGAKQFVSNGKRAKLAIVFAVTDPDLGKRGISAFLVPTDTAGFIVDRTEHKMGIRASDTCAVTLSNCTIPEANLLGERGKGLAIALSNLEGGRIGIAAQALGIARAAFEAALAYSRDRVQFAKPIIEHQSIANMLADMHMQLNAARLMILHAARLRSAGKPCLSEASQAKLFASEMAEKVCSSAMQIHGGYGYLEDYPVERYYRDARITQIYEGSSEIQRMVIARELKNYLV from the coding sequence ATGCACGATATCGAATTGAGCGAAGAGCAAGTCATGATCCGCGACATGGCCCGGGACTTTGCCCGCGGCGAAATCGCGCCCCACGCGCAAGCCTGGGAAAAGGCCGGCTGGATCGATGACGGTCTGGTGGCGAAGATGGGCGAACTGGGGCTGCTGGGCATGGTGGTGCCCGAGGAATGGGGCGGCACTTATGTCGATTACGTCGCCTACGCCCTGGCGGTGGAAGAGATTTCCGCCGGCGACGGTGCCACGGGCGCACTGATGAGCATCCACAATTCCGTGGGTTGCGGGCCGGTCATGAACTACGGCACCGACGAACAGAAACAGACCTGGTTGCCGGATCTGGCCAGCGGCAAGGCCATCGGCTGCTTCTGCCTGACCGAGCCGCAAGCCGGTTCCGAGGCGCATAACCTGCGTACCCGCGCCGAACTGCGCGACGGCCAGTGGGTGATCAACGGCGCCAAGCAATTCGTCAGCAACGGTAAACGGGCGAAACTGGCGATTGTGTTTGCCGTGACCGATCCGGACCTGGGCAAGCGTGGCATCTCGGCGTTTCTGGTGCCGACCGATACCGCCGGTTTCATCGTTGATCGCACCGAACACAAGATGGGCATTCGCGCCTCCGATACCTGCGCGGTGACCCTGAGCAACTGCACCATCCCCGAAGCCAATCTGTTGGGTGAACGCGGTAAAGGCCTGGCCATCGCCCTCTCCAACCTCGAAGGCGGACGCATCGGCATCGCCGCGCAGGCCTTGGGTATCGCGCGTGCCGCATTCGAAGCGGCACTGGCCTACTCCCGTGATCGCGTGCAGTTCGCCAAGCCGATCATCGAGCACCAGAGCATCGCCAATATGCTGGCCGACATGCACATGCAACTCAACGCTGCACGGTTGATGATCCTGCACGCCGCGCGGTTGCGCAGTGCCGGCAAGCCGTGTCTGTCGGAGGCTTCGCAGGCCAAGCTGTTTGCCTCGGAAATGGCTGAGAAGGTCTGCTCGTCAGCGATGCAGATCCATGGCGGGTACGGGTATCTGGAGGATTACCCGGTGGAGCGTTACTACCGGGATGCGCGGATCACGCAGATTTATGAAGGGTCGAGCGAGATTCAGCGGATGGTGATTGCCCGAGAGTTGAAGAATTATCTGGTGTGA
- a CDS encoding enoyl-CoA hydratase/isomerase family protein yields MTAQVSSKWTSSMDATQNDVLAEVRNHIGHLTLNRPAGLNAITLDMVRNLQRQLDAWAQDSNIHAVVLRGAGEKAFCAGGDIRSLYDSFKNGDTLHEDFFVEEYALDLAIHHYRKPVLALMDGFVLGGGMGLVQGADLRVVTEKSRLAMPEVAIGYFPDVGGSYFLPRIPGELGIYLGVSGVQIRAADALYCGLADWYLDSSKLATLDEKLDQLEWHDTPLKDLQGLLARLAVQQLPDAPLEALRPAIDHFFALPDVPGIVEQLRNVTVADSHEWATTTADLLQSRSPLAMGVTLEMLRRGRHLSLEDCFALELHLDRQWFERGDLIEGVRALLIDKDKTPRWNPPTLQALDAAHVASFFTGFDRSGS; encoded by the coding sequence ATGACTGCTCAGGTTTCATCGAAGTGGACTTCGTCCATGGATGCCACGCAAAACGACGTGCTGGCCGAGGTTCGCAACCATATCGGTCACCTGACCCTCAACCGCCCCGCCGGCCTCAATGCCATTACCCTCGACATGGTGCGCAATCTGCAGCGTCAGCTTGACGCCTGGGCGCAGGACTCGAACATTCACGCGGTGGTCTTGCGCGGTGCCGGCGAAAAAGCCTTTTGTGCCGGCGGCGACATCCGCTCGCTGTATGACAGCTTCAAAAACGGCGACACCCTGCACGAAGACTTCTTCGTCGAGGAATACGCCCTCGACCTCGCGATTCACCATTACCGCAAACCGGTTCTCGCCCTGATGGACGGCTTCGTCCTGGGTGGCGGCATGGGCCTGGTGCAAGGCGCCGACCTGCGCGTGGTCACCGAGAAAAGCCGCCTGGCGATGCCGGAAGTGGCCATCGGTTATTTCCCGGACGTCGGTGGCAGCTACTTCCTGCCGCGCATCCCCGGTGAACTGGGGATCTACCTGGGCGTCAGCGGCGTGCAGATCCGTGCGGCGGATGCGCTCTATTGCGGCCTGGCCGACTGGTATCTGGACAGCAGCAAACTGGCGACGCTGGACGAAAAACTCGATCAGCTGGAATGGCACGACACGCCGCTCAAGGACCTGCAAGGCCTGCTGGCCCGACTCGCCGTGCAGCAACTGCCGGACGCGCCATTGGAAGCGCTGCGCCCGGCTATCGATCACTTCTTCGCCCTGCCCGATGTGCCGGGTATTGTTGAACAACTGCGCAACGTCACGGTTGCCGACAGCCATGAATGGGCGACCACCACCGCCGACCTGCTGCAAAGCCGTTCACCGCTGGCCATGGGCGTGACCCTGGAAATGCTGCGGCGCGGTCGGCACCTGAGTCTGGAAGACTGTTTTGCCCTGGAGCTGCACCTGGACCGTCAGTGGTTCGAGCGCGGCGACCTGATCGAAGGCGTGCGCGCCTTGCTGATCGACAAAGACAAGACCCCGCGCTGGAACCCGCCGACCTTGCAGGCGCTGGACGCCGCACACGTCGCGAGTTTTTTCACAGGGTTTGACCGGAGCGGGAGCTGA
- a CDS encoding transporter substrate-binding domain-containing protein yields the protein MNIKWLTLPTLALLCCTTGAHAKEWKELRFGVNPSYPPFESTTADGGVQGFGVDLGNAICAELKLTCVWVSNDFDGLIPALKAGKFDAIESSMTVTEPRKKQIDFTDRLYAGPTAIVTRKDSGLLPTAESLRGKTIGYMQGTIQETYAKAKLGPGGVKLRAYQNQDQVYADLVYGRLDASIQDKLQAQMSFLTSPQGADFQNSEGISDPLVPSEIAIGVRKDNEELKGMLNAAIKALHDKGIYAQIQQKHFGDLDLYNN from the coding sequence ATGAATATCAAATGGCTGACTTTGCCGACACTCGCGCTGCTGTGCTGCACCACCGGCGCCCATGCCAAGGAATGGAAAGAGCTGCGATTCGGCGTCAACCCAAGCTACCCGCCTTTTGAGTCAACCACCGCCGATGGCGGCGTGCAGGGCTTTGGCGTGGACCTGGGCAACGCGATCTGTGCCGAGCTGAAACTGACCTGCGTGTGGGTCAGCAATGATTTCGACGGGCTGATTCCAGCCCTCAAGGCCGGCAAGTTCGACGCCATCGAATCGTCGATGACCGTGACCGAGCCGCGCAAAAAGCAGATCGACTTCACCGACCGCCTGTACGCCGGGCCGACCGCCATCGTTACACGCAAGGACTCTGGGCTGCTGCCCACCGCCGAGTCGCTGCGGGGCAAGACCATCGGTTACATGCAGGGCACGATTCAGGAAACCTACGCCAAGGCCAAACTGGGGCCGGGTGGCGTGAAGCTGCGCGCTTATCAGAATCAGGATCAGGTGTACGCCGACCTGGTTTATGGCCGTCTCGATGCGTCGATCCAGGACAAGCTGCAAGCGCAGATGAGCTTCCTCACATCGCCACAGGGGGCTGACTTCCAGAACAGCGAAGGCATCAGCGACCCGTTGGTGCCGTCGGAAATCGCCATCGGCGTGCGCAAGGACAACGAAGAACTCAAAGGCATGCTCAATGCCGCCATCAAGGCCCTGCACGACAAGGGCATCTACGCACAGATCCAGCAGAAGCATTTCGGCGATCTGGACCTCTACAACAACTGA
- a CDS encoding ABC transporter permease, producing MNSFLNLIGLDVSALQGYGPLLLHGTWVTLKLSALSLLVSMALGLLGAAAKLSPLKLLNLPATFYTTLIRGVPDLVLMLLIFYSLQGWLSSLTEAMGWPYMEIDPFVAGIITLGFIYGAYFTETFRGAILSVPRGQQEAAACFGLNRWQRFRFVVFPQMMRFALPSLGNNWLVLLKATALVSIIGLSDLVKVAQEAGKSTFNMLDFLLMAAALYLLITSASNYALRVLERRYNQGVRGMAR from the coding sequence GTGAATTCCTTCCTGAATCTGATCGGGCTCGATGTTTCGGCCCTGCAAGGCTATGGCCCATTGTTGCTGCACGGCACCTGGGTCACGCTGAAACTGTCGGCGCTCTCGCTGCTGGTGAGCATGGCGTTGGGGCTGCTCGGCGCGGCGGCAAAGCTGTCGCCGCTGAAGCTGTTGAACCTGCCGGCAACCTTCTACACCACCTTGATTCGCGGTGTGCCGGACCTAGTGCTGATGCTGCTGATTTTCTACAGCCTGCAAGGCTGGCTGAGCAGCCTGACCGAAGCGATGGGCTGGCCGTACATGGAAATCGACCCGTTCGTGGCCGGGATTATCACCCTCGGGTTTATCTATGGCGCGTATTTCACCGAGACCTTTCGCGGGGCGATCCTCAGCGTGCCGCGTGGACAGCAGGAAGCCGCGGCGTGTTTCGGTTTGAACCGCTGGCAGCGGTTTCGCTTCGTAGTGTTTCCGCAAATGATGCGTTTTGCCTTGCCGAGCCTGGGCAACAACTGGCTGGTGTTGCTCAAGGCCACGGCGCTGGTGTCGATCATCGGCCTGTCGGACCTGGTCAAGGTCGCGCAGGAGGCCGGTAAAAGCACCTTCAACATGCTCGATTTCCTGCTGATGGCGGCGGCGCTTTATCTGCTGATCACCAGCGCGTCGAACTACGCCTTGCGTGTGTTGGAGCGACGTTACAACCAGGGCGTACGGGGGATGGCGCGATGA
- a CDS encoding ABC transporter permease → MIELIAEYWKPFLFSDGETLTGLAMTLWLLVASIAMGFVLSLPLAILRTSRWGLLRWPVQLFTYVFRGTPLYIQLLICYSGIYGIAVVRSQPLLEAFFRDAMNCTLLAFTLNTCAYTVEIFAGAIRSIPYGEIEAAHAYGLSGWRLYLRLILPSALRRALPYYSNEVILMLHATSVAFTATIPDILKVARDANAATFMTFQAFGIAGLLYLALSFGLVGAFRLAEKRWLSFLGPTH, encoded by the coding sequence ATGATCGAGTTGATTGCCGAATACTGGAAACCCTTTCTGTTCAGCGACGGCGAGACCCTCACTGGCCTGGCGATGACCCTGTGGTTGCTGGTGGCGAGCATCGCAATGGGCTTTGTCCTGTCGTTGCCGTTGGCGATCCTGCGCACCTCGCGCTGGGGCTTGCTGCGCTGGCCGGTTCAGCTGTTTACCTACGTGTTTCGCGGTACGCCGCTGTATATCCAGCTGCTGATTTGCTACAGCGGGATCTACGGCATCGCGGTGGTGCGCTCGCAGCCGCTGCTCGAAGCGTTCTTTCGCGACGCGATGAATTGCACGCTGCTTGCGTTCACCCTCAACACTTGCGCCTATACCGTGGAAATTTTCGCCGGGGCGATCCGCAGCATTCCCTACGGTGAAATCGAGGCCGCCCACGCTTATGGCTTGAGCGGCTGGCGCCTGTACCTGCGACTGATCCTGCCCTCGGCGCTGCGCCGGGCGTTGCCGTATTACAGCAACGAAGTGATTCTGATGCTGCACGCGACTTCGGTGGCGTTCACCGCAACCATTCCGGACATTCTCAAAGTCGCCCGCGACGCTAACGCTGCGACCTTCATGACCTTTCAGGCGTTCGGCATTGCCGGCCTGCTGTACCTCGCGTTGTCGTTTGGCCTGGTCGGCGCATTTCGCCTCGCGGAAAAGCGCTGGCTGAGCTTTCTCGGGCCGACTCATTAA
- a CDS encoding ABC transporter ATP-binding protein — protein sequence MYKLTVENLYKRFGDNEVLKGVSLNARAGDVVSMIGASGSGKSTMLRCINFLERADEGAIELDGERVITRPGAGGMRVAHPAQLQRLRTRLAMVFQHFNLWSHLTVLENIVLAPCRVLGISRKAAEESARAYLDKVGLPQRVADQYPAFLSGGQQQRVAIARALAVEPEILLFDEPTSALDPELVGEVLKVIQALAEEGRTMLMVTHEMGFARQVSSQVLFLHQGRVEEQGDATILDRPNSERLQQFLSGRLK from the coding sequence ATGTACAAACTCACGGTTGAAAATCTGTATAAACGTTTTGGTGACAATGAAGTGCTCAAGGGCGTCTCGTTGAATGCGCGGGCAGGGGACGTGGTGAGCATGATCGGCGCCAGCGGTTCAGGCAAAAGCACCATGCTGCGTTGCATCAATTTTCTGGAACGGGCGGACGAGGGCGCCATCGAACTCGACGGCGAACGGGTCATCACTCGCCCGGGTGCGGGTGGCATGCGCGTCGCCCATCCGGCACAGTTGCAGCGCTTGCGCACGCGCCTGGCGATGGTGTTCCAGCATTTCAACTTGTGGAGTCACCTGACCGTCCTGGAAAACATCGTGCTGGCGCCGTGCCGGGTGCTGGGCATCAGCCGCAAGGCGGCTGAGGAAAGTGCACGGGCTTATCTGGACAAGGTCGGCTTGCCGCAGCGAGTCGCCGATCAATACCCGGCGTTTCTGTCCGGTGGGCAGCAGCAACGGGTGGCGATTGCCCGGGCGCTGGCGGTGGAGCCGGAAATTCTGCTGTTCGACGAGCCGACCTCGGCCCTTGATCCGGAGTTGGTCGGCGAAGTGCTCAAGGTGATTCAGGCACTGGCGGAAGAAGGCCGGACCATGTTGATGGTGACCCACGAAATGGGCTTTGCCCGGCAGGTGTCGAGCCAGGTGTTGTTCTTGCATCAGGGGCGGGTCGAGGAGCAGGGTGATGCGACGATCCTCGACCGGCCAAACAGTGAACGTTTGCAGCAATTCCTATCGGGTCGTTTGAAGTGA
- a CDS encoding Lrp/AsnC family transcriptional regulator, protein MADIRDLSIVLDRIDQAIIEVLRHEGRITYQKLSERVHLTPRPCLERVRKLEQLGVIRGYGAILDEKKLTPGLSLLVLVALSNQSGRAAQKAFEAKVRACPQVLECRLISGAFDYSLRMRCRDMEHYRVLTEVWFDDPELHIDKLVSHPELAMVKTTME, encoded by the coding sequence ATGGCGGATATCCGCGATCTGTCGATCGTGCTTGATCGTATCGATCAGGCAATCATTGAAGTGCTGCGCCATGAAGGGCGCATCACTTACCAAAAGCTTTCGGAGCGCGTGCACCTGACCCCCAGGCCATGCCTGGAACGGGTGCGCAAGCTTGAACAGCTCGGGGTCATTCGCGGTTACGGGGCGATCCTCGATGAGAAAAAACTGACACCGGGGCTGTCTTTGCTGGTGTTGGTGGCGCTGTCGAACCAGAGCGGTCGGGCGGCGCAAAAAGCCTTCGAAGCCAAGGTCCGTGCTTGCCCGCAGGTGCTGGAGTGTCGCTTGATCAGCGGCGCGTTCGACTACAGCCTGCGCATGCGTTGCCGCGACATGGAACATTACCGGGTGCTGACCGAAGTCTGGTTCGACGACCCGGAGTTGCACATCGACAAACTGGTCAGCCACCCGGAACTGGCGATGGTCAAGACCACGATGGAGTAG
- the ctlX gene encoding citrulline utilization hydrolase CtlX: protein MQTTNTVLMIRPTRFSFNQDTAANNRFQRPAAVSEDVQLKALQEFDGYVAALRGQGVEVLVHNDLEAPHTPDSIFPNNWWSSHPDGTLVLYPMQGHNRRLERDKGVLDWLRDEYRVEQLLDLSSLEQQEVFLEGTGSMVLDRQQRICYAGYSTRTHARALDEVVNHLGYELCAFTAQDRQGVAIYHTNVMMSVGTRLAIACLASVTNPSERLALRSRLEDSGKQVIALNWSQLESFAGNMLEVQDSAGDPVLVMSRTAWQALDTRQRRLIEAHTTPLPVNIDTIERIGGGSARCMLAEVFLPKHLTAKEQVR from the coding sequence ATGCAAACCACCAATACCGTTTTGATGATTCGCCCGACACGTTTCTCTTTCAATCAGGACACGGCGGCGAACAACCGTTTTCAGCGCCCGGCCGCCGTGTCCGAAGACGTTCAGCTCAAGGCCCTGCAAGAGTTCGACGGCTACGTTGCCGCACTGCGCGGGCAAGGCGTCGAGGTCCTTGTGCACAACGACCTTGAAGCCCCGCACACGCCAGACTCGATCTTTCCCAACAACTGGTGGAGCAGCCACCCCGACGGCACGTTGGTGCTGTATCCGATGCAAGGCCACAACCGGCGCCTGGAGCGGGATAAAGGTGTGCTCGACTGGCTGCGCGACGAATACCGGGTCGAGCAGTTGCTGGACCTTTCCAGCCTCGAACAGCAGGAAGTCTTCCTGGAAGGCACCGGCAGCATGGTGCTGGATCGTCAGCAGCGGATTTGCTACGCCGGCTACTCCACCCGCACCCACGCCCGGGCGCTGGATGAGGTGGTCAACCATCTGGGTTACGAGCTGTGCGCGTTCACGGCGCAGGACCGTCAGGGCGTCGCGATTTACCACACCAACGTGATGATGAGCGTCGGTACGCGTCTGGCCATTGCCTGCCTGGCATCGGTCACGAACCCGAGCGAACGCCTGGCCCTGCGCTCGCGGCTGGAAGACAGCGGCAAGCAAGTCATCGCGCTGAACTGGAGCCAGTTGGAATCCTTTGCCGGCAACATGCTGGAAGTTCAAGACAGTGCGGGCGACCCCGTGCTGGTGATGTCACGTACCGCCTGGCAAGCGTTGGACACCCGCCAGCGTCGGTTGATCGAAGCCCACACCACGCCGTTGCCGGTGAACATCGACACCATCGAACGCATCGGCGGCGGCAGCGCCCGCTGCATGTTGGCCGAAGTATTCCTGCCCAAACACCTGACTGCCAAGGAGCAAGTGCGATGA
- the astA gene encoding arginine N-succinyltransferase: MIVRPATPADLPALLALAHSAGTGLTTLPADAPRLRQRLEWAAKTFAGDAERADADYLFVLENDQQEAIGICALAGAVGLREPWYNYRMGLFVAASKNLGINQQLPTLFLGNDMTGQSELCSLFLHADHRSGLNGRLLSKARFLFLAEFRQHFGDKVIAEMRGYSDEAGISPFWEGLGRHFFKMDFADADYLTGLGNKTFIAELMPKFPLPTCLLPEAARSVIGRVHPNTEPALGMLQAEGFEHRDYIDIFDGGPLIECATADIRAVRDSQVLQLSIGTPGEQAATYLIHNRQFAECRITAAPARVAAGTLIVDAQTAKTLGLSAGASVRAVSLAVPAKQLSAA, encoded by the coding sequence ATGATCGTCCGTCCCGCCACACCGGCTGACCTGCCGGCACTCCTGGCCCTGGCTCATAGCGCCGGGACCGGTTTGACCACCTTGCCTGCCGATGCACCGCGTTTGCGCCAGCGTCTGGAATGGGCCGCGAAAACCTTTGCCGGCGACGCCGAGCGTGCCGATGCCGACTACTTGTTTGTGCTGGAAAACGACCAGCAAGAAGCGATCGGTATTTGCGCATTGGCCGGTGCCGTCGGCCTGCGCGAGCCCTGGTACAACTATCGAATGGGCTTGTTTGTCGCGGCGTCGAAAAACCTCGGGATCAATCAACAACTGCCGACGTTGTTCCTGGGTAACGACATGACCGGGCAATCGGAGTTGTGCTCACTGTTCCTGCACGCCGATCATCGCAGCGGCCTGAACGGGCGCTTGTTGTCGAAGGCGCGGTTCCTGTTTCTCGCAGAGTTCCGTCAGCACTTCGGCGACAAGGTCATTGCAGAGATGCGCGGCTACTCGGACGAAGCGGGCATTTCACCGTTCTGGGAAGGGCTGGGGCGGCACTTTTTCAAGATGGACTTTGCCGATGCCGATTACCTCACCGGCCTGGGCAACAAGACCTTCATCGCGGAACTGATGCCCAAGTTTCCGCTGCCGACCTGCCTGTTGCCGGAAGCAGCGCGCTCGGTGATTGGCCGCGTCCATCCCAACACCGAGCCGGCGCTGGGCATGCTTCAGGCGGAAGGATTCGAACACCGCGACTACATCGACATTTTCGATGGCGGGCCGCTGATTGAATGCGCCACCGCCGACATCCGCGCGGTGCGTGACAGTCAGGTACTGCAATTGAGCATTGGCACCCCCGGAGAACAGGCGGCGACTTACCTGATTCACAACCGCCAGTTTGCCGAGTGCCGGATTACCGCAGCACCGGCGCGGGTAGCGGCGGGCACGTTGATTGTCGATGCGCAGACTGCAAAAACGCTGGGGTTGAGTGCCGGTGCATCGGTGCGGGCAGTGAGTCTGGCAGTACCGGCCAAGCAATTATCTGCGGCTTGA
- a CDS encoding HPP family protein has product MFARWFPAAINTRPSEWSRAAIGMALGTMFSVWLCSQVFGIEVAQHLIGPLGASAVLLFAVSSGALAQPWSILGGYLSAGVVALLVAHVLGRTLGSACLAAGMSLILMCWLRCLHPPAGALALLLVLADPATIALDWKALGPVMLGASTMLLSALAYNNLTRIRYPRRASEPVPMVPADHPPIDSQAITAQDLKRALADMEAFFDVTPEDLEQLIQASELHAKRRSITEVLSRRT; this is encoded by the coding sequence ATGTTTGCTCGCTGGTTCCCCGCCGCCATCAATACCCGACCTTCTGAATGGAGCCGCGCCGCCATCGGCATGGCCCTCGGTACGATGTTCAGCGTCTGGCTGTGCTCACAGGTTTTCGGCATCGAAGTGGCGCAGCACCTGATCGGTCCGCTGGGCGCCTCGGCAGTGCTGTTGTTCGCGGTGTCTTCCGGCGCATTGGCGCAACCCTGGTCGATTCTCGGCGGCTACTTGAGCGCTGGGGTGGTCGCATTGTTGGTCGCCCACGTGCTCGGACGAACCCTTGGCAGTGCTTGCCTGGCCGCAGGCATGTCGCTGATCCTGATGTGCTGGCTGCGTTGCCTGCATCCGCCGGCCGGTGCCTTGGCGTTGCTGCTGGTATTGGCAGACCCGGCGACCATCGCGCTGGACTGGAAAGCCCTCGGCCCGGTAATGCTCGGTGCCTCGACGATGTTGCTCAGTGCGCTGGCGTACAACAACCTGACGCGCATTCGTTACCCAAGACGCGCCAGTGAACCGGTGCCGATGGTGCCGGCCGATCACCCGCCCATCGACAGCCAGGCGATCACTGCCCAGGATCTGAAACGGGCGCTGGCGGACATGGAAGCTTTCTTTGACGTCACGCCCGAAGACCTTGAGCAGTTGATTCAAGCCAGTGAGTTGCATGCCAAACGGCGCAGTATCACTGAAGTCCTTAGCCGCAGAACCTGA